In a genomic window of Cystobacter fuscus DSM 2262:
- a CDS encoding ribonuclease Z encodes MSNRELIVLGTASQVPTRHRNHNAYFLRWEDEGILFDPGEGTQRQMLHAGLSASQVTRICITHFHGDHALGLPGIIQRLSLDTVPHCVEVYYPASGQAYFERLRHATIFADKATIAPRPITKDGPLVETKGFTLSAARLEHSVDTFGFRLEEHARVQLIASRLQEHGLSGPIVGELQRKGVVEVGGRTVRLEDVGEKREGQAFAFIMDTRPCANAARLAEGVDLLVCESTYLESEHQEAHDHFHMTAKQAAELARDAKVRRLALAHFSQRYEDTHAFVREARTVVEDVVAVRDLDHVEVPKRVRVS; translated from the coding sequence ATGTCCAATCGGGAGCTCATCGTCCTCGGGACCGCCAGCCAGGTGCCGACGCGTCACCGCAACCACAACGCCTACTTCCTGCGCTGGGAGGACGAGGGAATCCTTTTCGACCCGGGAGAGGGCACGCAGCGGCAGATGCTGCACGCGGGGCTCTCGGCGAGCCAGGTGACGCGCATCTGCATCACCCACTTCCATGGAGACCATGCGCTCGGGCTGCCCGGCATCATCCAGCGCCTGTCATTGGACACGGTGCCCCACTGCGTCGAGGTCTACTACCCGGCCTCGGGGCAGGCCTATTTCGAGCGGCTGCGGCACGCGACCATCTTCGCGGACAAGGCGACCATCGCGCCCAGGCCCATCACGAAGGATGGTCCGCTCGTCGAGACGAAGGGCTTCACGCTCTCGGCGGCGCGGCTGGAGCACTCGGTGGACACCTTCGGCTTCCGGCTGGAGGAGCACGCGCGCGTGCAGCTCATCGCGAGCCGGCTCCAGGAGCACGGGCTGTCGGGGCCCATCGTCGGGGAGCTCCAGCGCAAGGGCGTGGTGGAGGTGGGAGGCCGCACCGTGCGTCTGGAGGACGTGGGTGAGAAGCGCGAGGGACAGGCGTTCGCGTTCATCATGGACACGCGCCCGTGCGCGAACGCGGCGCGGCTGGCCGAGGGCGTGGACCTGCTGGTCTGCGAGTCGACGTACCTCGAGAGCGAGCACCAGGAAGCGCACGACCACTTCCACATGACGGCGAAGCAGGCGGCGGAGCTGGCGCGGGACGCGAAGGTGCGGCGGCTCGCGCTCGCGCACTTCTCGCAGCGCTACGAGGACACGCACGCGTTCGTGCGGGAGGCGCGGACGGTGGTGGAGGACGTGGTGGCGGTACGGGACCTGGACCACGTCGAGGTGCCGAAGCGCGTCCGGGTGTCCTGA
- a CDS encoding YybH family protein encodes MRTDKTAAQVAGSSSCPASGPVGVGELHREWILVGWEKQVGDGPFIFREKLGKYYDFSAHDVVLYDDFDPQKRVAHSAEEYGTFWEPSFSALRSVRHHVVNGPEVASGSGDLTASTLEFEALIEAADGKVTRIRTRSSLVWRCSGAGWKIIREHNSSVVIPSVLPRPSAELI; translated from the coding sequence ATGAGGACTGACAAGACAGCCGCGCAGGTTGCCGGCTCTTCCAGTTGCCCGGCGAGCGGCCCCGTCGGCGTGGGGGAGCTACATCGTGAGTGGATTCTCGTCGGCTGGGAGAAGCAGGTCGGCGACGGGCCGTTCATCTTCCGTGAGAAGCTCGGAAAGTATTATGACTTCTCGGCCCATGACGTCGTTCTCTACGACGACTTCGACCCTCAGAAGCGCGTGGCGCACAGCGCTGAAGAGTATGGAACGTTCTGGGAGCCGAGCTTCTCCGCGCTGCGCAGCGTGCGCCATCACGTCGTCAACGGCCCGGAAGTAGCGTCCGGCTCCGGCGACCTGACTGCCTCCACACTCGAGTTCGAGGCGCTCATCGAGGCCGCCGACGGCAAGGTCACCCGCATCCGTACCCGGTCGTCCCTTGTGTGGCGTTGTAGCGGTGCCGGTTGGAAGATCATCCGAGAGCATAACTCGTCAGTCGTCATCCCCTCCGTGCTGCCGCGTCCCAGCGCGGAACTGATCTAG
- a CDS encoding HET-C-related protein has protein sequence MALEELHSLITSMTPEELLSWFQLTFGEDIPPTAIQRLRSAVLNSSLPTPRIVIVRDELDGHLAAYHGPSRSILISRGLVLQARSDNIEAWKLLVCLIEEFGHHLDRLLRTHYSSVGGDALLDEGARVAYALIDFGYSRGQQHREFARYTTARSSVALDVKFAEMTTAVQRFLNDSAQREDARSGDLEYFGAGRGSGREGSFGHESIEDALEDAKFNLDDLKAIYFGNWLRDHSQLVDPKLVRKKGTRVTAKLSRESITRIVDVMAREKFGNEPKFRVDAQRLGVYRNEEHIDNPNGITDARAIDPAFRGACRAEELAINSLRMKNFIRTGGLSGGRPPRTHRVKDGETLDSIARANGLTWQALARHNFGTDVKDEVSRQLYTQVGCRKRTGDGRSYIFTSQDSPGLIQIPGATGDLVSEASYSAFHYMSTQLRTAVKLGRTDDGLRHFGHALHTLEDFFSHTNFVELMLIQLGAWVEPWVPSKGAKAGDASALVLTSGQFGGLDTMASLTLGIAESMQKEHACIPGETSSATKIALIILEDQGYMETRDTLGGLSKWWNGLEKAHPTLATLSCETVGMVMSSLQASLGGNIQSAANLLDDAQTVFLSDPSSTNPTHTQLAKDHDDHPLHALAAALAAGAVLDVGKVIQRAWSGKATADNVVLTASHYFLHPARIDPQGNAGWMRNHVQAWLPGHRAAITRMGSKGWAVEWTKQAARHVQELKERATRLMKGSR, from the coding sequence TTGGCCCTCGAGGAACTGCACTCGCTCATCACGTCGATGACGCCGGAGGAGTTGCTGTCGTGGTTCCAGCTCACCTTCGGCGAGGACATCCCTCCAACCGCCATCCAGCGCCTGCGCTCCGCCGTGCTCAATAGCTCCCTGCCTACACCCAGGATTGTCATCGTCCGCGATGAACTCGATGGACATCTGGCTGCCTACCACGGTCCAAGCCGCTCCATCCTCATCTCCCGTGGGCTCGTGCTCCAGGCGCGGAGCGACAACATCGAGGCATGGAAGCTGCTCGTGTGTCTCATCGAGGAGTTTGGCCATCATCTGGATCGGCTGCTGCGCACGCACTACTCCTCCGTCGGAGGAGATGCACTCCTCGATGAGGGGGCCCGCGTGGCCTATGCCCTCATCGACTTCGGATACAGTCGAGGGCAGCAGCACCGCGAGTTCGCCCGCTACACCACCGCCAGGAGCTCGGTGGCCTTGGATGTGAAGTTCGCGGAGATGACGACAGCCGTCCAACGCTTCCTGAACGATTCAGCGCAGAGGGAGGATGCCCGTTCGGGAGACCTGGAGTACTTCGGCGCGGGACGTGGCTCCGGACGCGAGGGCTCCTTCGGACATGAGTCCATTGAGGATGCTCTAGAAGACGCCAAATTCAACCTCGATGACCTCAAAGCCATCTATTTTGGCAACTGGCTGCGCGACCATTCGCAGCTCGTCGACCCCAAGCTGGTCCGCAAGAAGGGTACCCGGGTCACCGCGAAATTGTCCCGAGAATCCATCACGCGCATCGTGGATGTCATGGCACGAGAGAAGTTCGGGAACGAGCCCAAGTTCCGGGTGGATGCCCAACGTCTGGGCGTCTACCGCAACGAAGAGCACATCGACAATCCAAACGGCATCACGGACGCCCGTGCCATCGATCCCGCCTTCCGGGGCGCCTGCCGCGCCGAGGAACTGGCCATCAACTCCCTACGGATGAAGAACTTCATTCGCACCGGGGGCTTGTCCGGAGGCCGGCCGCCGCGTACTCACCGCGTGAAGGACGGGGAAACGCTGGACAGCATCGCCCGCGCGAATGGGCTCACCTGGCAGGCATTGGCACGTCATAACTTCGGTACCGACGTCAAGGACGAGGTCTCCCGGCAGCTCTACACCCAGGTGGGTTGCCGAAAGAGGACTGGCGATGGCCGCAGCTACATCTTCACGAGCCAGGATTCGCCCGGCCTCATCCAGATTCCTGGCGCTACGGGGGACCTCGTCTCGGAGGCGTCCTACAGCGCCTTCCACTACATGAGCACCCAATTGCGCACGGCCGTGAAGCTGGGGCGCACGGATGACGGCTTACGGCACTTCGGCCATGCGCTGCACACCCTGGAGGACTTCTTCAGTCACACGAACTTCGTGGAACTGATGCTCATCCAACTCGGCGCCTGGGTGGAACCCTGGGTGCCCTCCAAGGGTGCAAAGGCGGGTGATGCCTCCGCCCTGGTCCTGACCAGTGGTCAGTTCGGCGGACTGGACACCATGGCGAGCCTTACCCTGGGCATCGCCGAATCGATGCAGAAGGAGCACGCGTGCATCCCGGGCGAGACGAGTTCGGCAACGAAGATCGCCCTGATCATCCTGGAGGATCAGGGATACATGGAGACCCGCGACACGTTGGGCGGCCTGTCCAAATGGTGGAATGGTTTGGAGAAGGCTCACCCCACCCTCGCCACCTTGAGCTGCGAGACGGTGGGCATGGTGATGAGCTCCCTCCAGGCCAGTCTGGGAGGTAACATCCAATCCGCGGCCAACCTCCTCGACGATGCGCAGACCGTCTTCCTGAGCGATCCCTCGAGCACCAATCCGACACACACGCAGTTGGCCAAGGACCATGATGACCACCCACTGCACGCCCTCGCGGCCGCCCTGGCGGCGGGCGCCGTGCTGGACGTGGGCAAAGTCATCCAACGCGCGTGGAGCGGCAAGGCCACCGCGGACAACGTGGTGCTCACCGCTTCCCACTACTTCCTGCACCCCGCCCGGATTGACCCCCAGGGCAACGCCGGATGGATGAGGAACCACGTCCAGGCCTGGCTCCCTGGCCATCGGGCGGCCATCACGCGCATGGGCTCGAAGGGCTGGGCAGTGGAGTGGACGAAGCAGGCCGCTCGGCACGTACAGGAGTTGAAGGAACGTGCCACCAGGCTCATGAAGGGGAGCAGATGA
- a CDS encoding DUF7738 domain-containing protein, which yields MGILLVMLGGCREPAPAPPPAPGTPENPLLTVEGTTLRYNGQLLPWEDTGAWRRVLGPPSREEDGILTWDELGLLLFDRDPKDPGPESFEVLLGRTRHSPHTEGEPEHWPRKTFTSRLLVDGAAVTSRSKIHEINRDKKGSDFARDYMGGIFSYYMGDFYVRLDYGHDRSLTAFSISK from the coding sequence ATGGGTATCCTGCTCGTGATGTTGGGAGGCTGCCGGGAACCCGCGCCCGCGCCCCCGCCCGCGCCCGGAACTCCCGAGAACCCGCTCCTCACCGTGGAGGGAACCACCCTGCGCTACAACGGGCAACTCCTGCCCTGGGAGGACACCGGAGCCTGGCGGCGAGTGCTCGGTCCGCCCAGCCGGGAGGAGGACGGCATCCTCACCTGGGACGAGCTGGGTCTTTTACTCTTCGATCGAGACCCCAAGGACCCCGGGCCTGAATCCTTCGAGGTCCTGCTGGGCCGCACGAGGCACTCCCCGCATACCGAGGGAGAGCCCGAGCACTGGCCACGCAAGACCTTCACGAGCCGACTCCTCGTGGATGGCGCCGCCGTCACCAGCCGGTCTAAAATCCATGAAATCAATCGGGACAAGAAAGGCTCTGATTTCGCCCGCGACTACATGGGCGGGATATTCAGCTACTACATGGGAGATTTTTATGTGCGGCTCGATTATGGCCATGACCGCTCTCTCACGGCCTTCAGCATCTCGAAGTGA
- a CDS encoding ABC transporter substrate-binding protein: MKKTLWTLALALAVPVAGCKKESKPAEGDKPAATAQPQQVDLAALEKAAEKWVDEEFQPSTLTREQQLAEMKWFREAAAPFRGQTINVVSESIDTHVYESKTLAKAFSEITGINLKHDIIQEGDVIEKLQTQMQSGRNIYDMYVNDSDLIGTHVRYGHVVPLTDFMLGEGKDVTLPTLDIDDFMGKSFVTGPDGKMYQLPDQQFANLYWFRHDWFSRPDLRERFKKKYGYELGVPVNWSAYEDIADFFTNDVKEIDGVKVYGHMDYGKKDPSLGWRFTDAWLSMAGAGDKGLPNGKPVDEWGIRVEGCNPAGASVARGGDTNGPASVYALTKYIEWLKKYAPPQAAGMTFSEAGPVPGQGNIAQQIFWYTGFTAPLMKPGLSVVDEKGLPKWRMAPSPHGPYWEEGMKLGYQDTGSWTMLKSTPLERRKAAWLYAQFVVAKTTSLKKFMVGLTPIRDSDIRSEHVTKVAEKLGGLVEFYRSPARVSWTPTGTNVPDYPKLAQLWWQNISLAVEGEKTPQEAMDTLATQMDDVLGRLERAGMKNCPPKLNEVKDAKFWFDAPGAPKPKLANEKPKGETVPYEQLLQAWKEGREK; encoded by the coding sequence TTGAAGAAGACCTTGTGGACGTTGGCCTTGGCACTGGCCGTTCCGGTGGCGGGCTGCAAGAAGGAGTCGAAGCCGGCGGAGGGAGACAAGCCCGCCGCCACCGCGCAGCCGCAGCAGGTGGACCTGGCCGCCCTGGAGAAGGCCGCCGAGAAGTGGGTGGACGAGGAGTTCCAGCCGAGCACCCTCACCCGTGAGCAGCAGCTCGCGGAGATGAAGTGGTTCCGCGAGGCCGCCGCGCCCTTCCGCGGGCAGACGATCAACGTGGTGTCCGAGAGCATCGACACCCACGTGTACGAGTCCAAGACGCTCGCCAAGGCGTTCTCGGAAATTACTGGCATCAATCTCAAGCATGACATCATCCAGGAAGGCGATGTCATCGAGAAGCTGCAGACGCAGATGCAGTCGGGCCGCAACATCTATGACATGTATGTCAATGACAGCGACCTGATTGGCACGCACGTGCGCTACGGGCACGTGGTGCCGCTCACGGACTTCATGCTGGGCGAGGGCAAGGACGTGACGCTGCCCACGCTCGACATCGACGACTTCATGGGCAAGAGCTTCGTCACCGGCCCGGACGGGAAGATGTACCAGTTGCCGGACCAGCAGTTCGCCAACCTGTACTGGTTCCGCCACGACTGGTTCAGCCGGCCGGACCTGCGCGAGCGCTTCAAGAAGAAGTACGGCTACGAGCTGGGCGTGCCGGTGAACTGGTCGGCGTACGAGGACATCGCGGACTTCTTCACCAACGACGTGAAGGAGATCGACGGCGTCAAGGTGTACGGCCACATGGACTACGGCAAGAAGGATCCGTCCCTGGGCTGGCGCTTCACGGATGCGTGGCTGTCCATGGCGGGCGCGGGCGACAAGGGCCTGCCCAATGGCAAGCCGGTGGACGAGTGGGGCATCCGCGTGGAGGGCTGCAACCCGGCGGGCGCCTCGGTGGCGCGCGGCGGAGACACCAACGGCCCCGCGTCGGTGTACGCGCTCACCAAGTACATCGAGTGGCTGAAGAAGTACGCGCCGCCCCAGGCGGCCGGCATGACGTTCTCCGAGGCGGGCCCGGTGCCGGGCCAGGGCAACATCGCCCAGCAGATCTTCTGGTACACGGGCTTCACCGCGCCGCTGATGAAGCCGGGCCTGTCCGTGGTGGACGAGAAGGGCCTGCCCAAGTGGCGCATGGCGCCCTCGCCTCACGGCCCGTACTGGGAGGAGGGCATGAAGCTCGGCTACCAGGACACGGGCTCGTGGACGATGCTCAAGAGCACGCCCCTGGAGCGCCGCAAGGCCGCGTGGCTGTACGCGCAGTTCGTGGTGGCCAAGACCACGTCGCTCAAGAAGTTCATGGTGGGGCTCACGCCCATCCGCGACTCGGACATCCGCTCCGAGCACGTGACGAAGGTGGCGGAGAAGCTCGGCGGCCTGGTGGAGTTCTACCGCAGCCCCGCGCGCGTCTCGTGGACGCCCACGGGCACCAACGTGCCGGACTACCCGAAGCTCGCGCAGCTGTGGTGGCAGAACATCAGCCTCGCCGTCGAGGGCGAGAAGACGCCCCAGGAGGCCATGGACACGCTGGCCACGCAGATGGACGACGTGCTCGGCCGCCTGGAGCGCGCGGGCATGAAGAACTGCCCGCCCAAGCTCAACGAGGTGAAGGACGCGAAGTTCTGGTTCGACGCGCCGGGCGCGCCCAAGCCGAAGCTCGCCAACGAGAAGCCCAAGGGCGAGACCGTGCCCTATGAGCAGCTGCTCCAGGCGTGGAAGGAAGGCCGCGAGAAGTAG
- a CDS encoding DUF2160 domain-containing protein, with protein sequence MDMEWMAWTPPTAGFFGFIALVLAAYTVWGIRSPSLPRKGLLPMSTTRGDRLFVGLLGSAFLHLAWVGLTDASVWVATSLSLMFLVFVSRWG encoded by the coding sequence ATGGACATGGAATGGATGGCGTGGACGCCGCCCACGGCCGGCTTCTTCGGCTTCATCGCGCTCGTGCTCGCGGCCTATACCGTCTGGGGAATCCGCTCCCCGTCCCTGCCTCGCAAGGGCCTGCTGCCCATGAGCACCACCCGGGGAGACCGCCTCTTCGTCGGGCTGCTGGGCAGCGCCTTCCTGCACCTCGCCTGGGTGGGCCTGACGGATGCGTCCGTCTGGGTGGCCACCTCTCTGTCGTTGATGTTCCTCGTCTTCGTTTCTCGCTGGGGGTAG
- a CDS encoding carbohydrate ABC transporter permease — MRRLAVPLYLALSFVPIYWLVCMSLKTNEEILGDFSAWPRSPTLDNYTTIFTDPSWSMSYVHSLTYVSINTVLSVLLALPAAYAFSRYRFLGDTHLFFWLLSNRMSPPAVFLLPFFQLYSSIGLFDTPWAVAFAHMLFTVPLSVWILEGFMSGVPREIDETAYIDGYSFPRFFLRIFFPLIRSGVGATAFFCFMFSWVELLLARTLTSVEAKPIVAAMTRTVSAAGMDWGVLAAAGVLTLVPGAVVIYFVRNYIAKGFALGRV, encoded by the coding sequence ATGAGACGCCTCGCCGTCCCCCTCTATCTGGCGCTGAGCTTCGTGCCCATCTACTGGCTGGTGTGCATGTCGCTCAAGACGAACGAGGAGATATTGGGCGACTTCTCCGCCTGGCCGCGCTCGCCCACGCTCGACAACTACACCACCATCTTCACGGACCCCTCGTGGAGCATGAGCTACGTGCACTCGCTCACCTACGTGAGCATCAACACGGTGCTCTCGGTGCTGCTCGCGCTGCCCGCGGCCTATGCCTTCTCGCGCTACCGCTTCCTCGGCGACACGCACCTGTTCTTCTGGCTGTTGAGCAACCGCATGTCGCCCCCGGCGGTGTTCCTCCTGCCCTTCTTCCAGCTCTACTCGAGCATCGGCCTGTTCGACACGCCCTGGGCCGTGGCCTTCGCGCACATGCTCTTCACCGTGCCCTTGTCCGTGTGGATCCTCGAGGGCTTCATGTCCGGCGTGCCCCGGGAGATCGACGAGACGGCGTACATCGACGGCTACAGCTTCCCGCGCTTCTTCCTGCGCATCTTCTTCCCGCTCATCCGCTCGGGCGTGGGCGCGACGGCGTTCTTCTGCTTCATGTTCAGCTGGGTGGAGCTCTTGCTCGCGCGCACGCTCACGTCCGTGGAGGCCAAGCCCATCGTCGCCGCCATGACGCGCACGGTGAGCGCGGCGGGCATGGACTGGGGCGTGCTGGCCGCGGCGGGCGTGCTGACGCTCGTGCCGGGCGCGGTGGTCATCTACTTCGTGCGCAACTACATCGCCAAGGGCTTCGCCCTGGGAAGGGTGTGA
- a CDS encoding carbohydrate ABC transporter permease, giving the protein MEKPTRQSAWLLVAPVLVAVAFSAVIPLMTVVNYSVQDILGPDQRVFVGTEWFRKVLRDPELHGALRRQLGFSLAVLALEIPLGVALALVLPKAGRAASASLVLVGLPLLIPFNVVGTIWQIFARGDIGLFGVAINALGISYNYTASALDAWLTVLLMDVWHWTPLVALLCYAGLQAIPEAYYQAARIDGATVWATFRYIQLPRLKGVLTIAVLLRFMDSFMIYTEPFVLTGGGPGNATTFLSQYLTRLAVGQFDLGPAAAFSLVYFLIVLLFSYVFYTAMTHQKEAR; this is encoded by the coding sequence ATGGAAAAACCCACCCGACAGAGCGCCTGGCTCCTGGTCGCCCCCGTGCTGGTGGCCGTGGCCTTCAGCGCCGTCATTCCCCTCATGACGGTGGTGAACTACTCGGTGCAGGACATCCTCGGCCCCGACCAGCGCGTCTTCGTGGGCACGGAATGGTTCCGCAAGGTGCTGAGAGATCCCGAGCTGCATGGCGCGCTGCGCCGGCAACTGGGCTTCTCGCTGGCGGTGCTGGCGCTGGAGATTCCCCTCGGCGTGGCGCTCGCGCTCGTGCTGCCCAAGGCGGGACGGGCCGCGTCCGCGAGCCTCGTGCTGGTGGGCCTGCCGCTGCTCATCCCCTTCAACGTGGTGGGCACCATCTGGCAGATCTTCGCCCGGGGTGACATCGGCCTGTTCGGCGTGGCCATCAACGCGCTGGGCATCTCCTACAACTACACGGCGAGCGCCCTGGACGCCTGGCTCACGGTGCTGCTCATGGATGTCTGGCATTGGACACCCCTGGTGGCGCTCCTGTGCTACGCGGGCCTGCAAGCCATTCCCGAGGCCTACTATCAGGCGGCGCGCATCGACGGCGCCACGGTGTGGGCCACGTTCCGCTACATCCAACTGCCACGGCTCAAGGGCGTGCTGACCATCGCGGTGCTGCTGCGCTTCATGGACAGCTTCATGATCTACACCGAGCCCTTCGTGCTCACCGGCGGTGGGCCCGGCAACGCCACCACGTTCCTGAGCCAGTACCTCACGCGGCTCGCGGTGGGCCAGTTCGACCTGGGCCCGGCGGCGGCCTTCTCGCTCGTCTACTTCCTCATCGTGCTGCTCTTCAGCTACGTCTTCTACACCGCCATGACCCACCAGAAGGAGGCGCGATGA
- a CDS encoding ABC transporter ATP-binding protein, translating to MARIELRGVAHAYRPSPTTDADYALRPLELVWEDGGAYALLGPSGCGKTTLLNIISGLLRPSRGQVLFDGVDVTVAPPQQRNIAQVFQFPVIYDTMSVHENLAFPLRNRGMSPGEARARVEEVAELLELTGDLPRRASGLSADMKQRVSLGRGLVRRDVAAILLDEPLTVIDPHVKWLLRRKLKQVHEQLKMTLVYVTHDQVEALTLADRVVVMNQGRVVQVGTPRELFERPLDTFVGYFIGSPGMNLLPCAVEDGAVVVEGQRLALDAGVCARARTAGGELQLGIRPEFLRRVPEGTPSSVRVEVTQVEDLGRHKLATARLGTRTLKVRLPEDERLAPGETCWLQLPPPWTTLYAAGRAVS from the coding sequence ATGGCCAGGATTGAGCTTCGCGGCGTCGCCCACGCCTACCGCCCCTCGCCCACCACCGACGCGGACTACGCGCTGCGTCCCCTCGAGCTCGTCTGGGAGGACGGGGGCGCCTATGCGCTGCTCGGCCCCTCGGGGTGCGGGAAGACGACGCTGCTCAACATCATCTCCGGGCTCTTGAGGCCCTCGCGCGGCCAGGTGCTCTTCGATGGCGTGGACGTCACCGTCGCCCCGCCCCAGCAGCGCAACATCGCCCAGGTGTTCCAGTTCCCGGTCATCTACGACACGATGAGCGTGCACGAGAACCTGGCCTTCCCGCTGCGCAACCGGGGCATGAGCCCGGGCGAGGCGCGCGCGCGGGTGGAGGAAGTCGCGGAGCTGCTGGAGCTCACGGGAGACCTGCCCCGGCGCGCGAGCGGCCTGTCCGCGGACATGAAGCAGCGCGTGTCGCTCGGCCGGGGGCTCGTGCGCCGGGACGTGGCGGCCATCCTCCTGGACGAGCCGCTGACGGTCATCGATCCGCACGTGAAGTGGCTCTTGCGCCGCAAGCTCAAGCAGGTGCACGAGCAGTTGAAGATGACGCTCGTGTACGTGACGCACGACCAGGTGGAGGCGCTGACGCTGGCGGACCGGGTGGTGGTGATGAACCAGGGCCGGGTGGTGCAGGTGGGCACGCCGCGCGAGCTGTTCGAGCGTCCGCTGGACACCTTCGTCGGCTACTTCATCGGCAGCCCGGGCATGAACCTGCTGCCGTGCGCGGTGGAGGACGGCGCGGTGGTGGTGGAAGGACAACGGCTCGCGCTGGACGCGGGCGTGTGCGCGCGGGCGCGGACGGCCGGGGGCGAGTTGCAGCTCGGCATCCGGCCCGAGTTCCTCCGGCGTGTCCCCGAGGGCACCCCCTCCTCGGTGCGCGTCGAGGTGACGCAGGTCGAGGACCTGGGACGGCACAAGCTGGCCACCGCGCGGCTGGGCACGCGCACGCTCAAGGTGCGGCTGCCCGAGGACGAGCGGCTCGCTCCCGGAGAGACGTGCTGGCTGCAGCTACCGCCTCCCTGGACGACGCTGTACGCCGCGGGCCGAGCCGTCTCCTGA
- a CDS encoding ABC transporter ATP-binding protein: MKQGIELDAITRVVGGETHLADIHLTLEPGSFHVLLGRTRAGKTSLLRLLAGLDKPTRGTLRVNGTDVTGVDVRERDVAMVYQQFVNYPSLTVYENIASPLRLAGKLDAKALDRRVRDTAAALRLDPFLQRLPAELSGGQQQRTAMARALAKDASLLLLDEPLANLDYKLREELRTEIRQLFQDRPSVVVYATTEPTEALLLGGQTVVLHEGRVLQTGPTLEVYQAPVTEHVGQVFSDPQMNLWDAEVTQDARLRLSPEVHFPLSGHLQGLAPGRYRLGLRAHHLRLAPSSPTDVRIPAHVELEEVSGSETLLHAAHAGLALAAQVDGVHRHPFGAPVELFAPPSRLFVFAPGGRLVAAPPLARQEAAHGQD; encoded by the coding sequence GTGAAGCAAGGCATCGAGCTGGACGCAATCACGCGCGTGGTCGGCGGAGAGACCCACCTCGCGGACATTCACTTGACGCTCGAACCCGGCTCCTTCCACGTGCTGCTGGGCCGCACGCGCGCGGGGAAGACGTCACTCTTGCGGCTGCTCGCGGGACTCGACAAGCCCACCCGGGGCACGCTGCGCGTGAACGGCACGGACGTCACCGGCGTGGACGTGCGCGAGCGTGACGTGGCCATGGTGTACCAGCAGTTCGTCAACTACCCCTCCCTCACCGTCTACGAGAACATCGCCTCGCCGCTGCGGCTGGCGGGCAAGCTGGACGCGAAGGCGCTGGACCGGCGCGTGCGCGACACCGCCGCGGCGCTGCGCCTGGACCCCTTCCTGCAGCGGTTGCCCGCGGAGCTGAGCGGAGGCCAGCAACAGCGCACCGCCATGGCGCGCGCGCTCGCCAAGGACGCCTCGCTGCTCTTGCTGGACGAGCCCCTGGCCAACCTGGACTACAAGCTGCGCGAGGAGCTGCGCACGGAGATCCGCCAGCTCTTCCAGGACCGGCCCTCCGTCGTGGTGTACGCCACCACCGAGCCCACCGAGGCGCTGCTGCTCGGCGGCCAGACGGTGGTGCTGCACGAGGGGCGCGTGCTGCAGACGGGCCCCACGCTGGAGGTGTACCAGGCCCCCGTCACCGAGCACGTGGGCCAGGTGTTCAGCGATCCCCAGATGAACCTGTGGGACGCGGAGGTGACCCAGGACGCACGCCTGCGCCTGTCCCCCGAGGTGCACTTCCCCCTGTCCGGCCACCTCCAGGGGCTCGCGCCGGGGCGCTACCGCCTGGGCCTGCGCGCCCACCACCTGCGACTGGCCCCCTCCTCCCCCACCGACGTGCGCATCCCCGCGCACGTGGAGCTGGAGGAGGTGAGCGGCTCGGAGACGCTGCTGCACGCGGCGCACGCCGGACTCGCGCTCGCCGCCCAGGTGGACGGGGTGCACCGCCATCCCTTCGGCGCGCCCGTGGAGCTGTTCGCTCCGCCCTCGCGCCTGTTCGTCTTCGCCCCCGGAGGCCGGCTCGTGGCCGCGCCGCCCCTCGCCCGCCAGGAGGCCGCGCATGGCCAGGATTGA